In Acipenser ruthenus chromosome 15, fAciRut3.2 maternal haplotype, whole genome shotgun sequence, a genomic segment contains:
- the LOC117420692 gene encoding cholesterol 24-hydroxylase-like translates to MSVLYIVVQFAGCACLLVSLLLLGSFAAYCLYVQYIHMKFDHIPGPPRDSFLLGHGPALNKAMEGYKVVHDKFLEWTETYGPVYRVNVLHRVMLVVSSPDAVKEYLMSPKYPKDPYTYNLLFNLFGKRFLGKGLLTDPDDDHWYKQRRIMDPAFSRMYLKGMMGVFNEKAECLMEKLEEKTESQTPVSMHFMVNCVTLDVIAKVAFGMDLNLLDESETPFPHAISTCLKGMTQYIQNPYMMYMPWHWKFVKEVEDSAELLRKTGKECIEKRKRAVKNGEEVPDDILTQILKSAEQEGDYDDEVMLDNFITFFIAGQETTANQLSFTIMELTRQPEIIKKLRVEVDDVIGSKRDIDYEDLGKLTYLSQVLKESLRMYPPAPGTSRWIPEDTVIEGIHIPGGISATVNTYIMGRMEKFFKDPLKFDPERFHPDAPKPYYCYFPFTLGHRSCLGQTFSQMEAKVVMAKLLQRFDFLLVPGQTFKIMDTGTLRPRDGVVCTVKSRVTNCKGNT, encoded by the exons ATGTCAGTCTTGTATATTGTGGTTCAATTTGCTGGCTGTGCTTGTCTCCTTGTGTCGTTGCTGCTACTTGGCAGTTTTGCAGCTTATTGCCTCTATGTGCAATACATTCACATGAAGTTTGATCATATACCCGGACCTCCCAGAGATAG TTTTCTACTGGGGCATGGTCCCGCTTTGAATAAGGCAATGGAGGGATACAAGGTGGTACATGACAAGTTCTTAGAATG GACTGAAACATATGGACCTGTGTATCGTGTGAATGTTCTTCATAGAGTGATGTTGGTTGTCAGTAGTCCGGATGCTGTTAAG GAGTATCTGATGTCTCCAAAGTATCCCAAGGATCCATACACCTATAATCTTCTGTTTAATTTGTTTGGTAAAAG ATTTCTTGGAAAGGGACTCCTGACTGATCCTGATGATGACCATTGGTACAAACAGCGTAGAATTATGGACCCTGCCTTCAGCCGAAT GTACCTGAAGGGTATGATGGGAGTTTTTAATGAAAAGGCTGAATGTCTAATGGAGAAACTCGAGGAGAAAACTGAGAGTCAAACTCCTGTCAGCATGCACTTCATGGTCAACTGTGTGACCCTTGACGTCATTGCTAAA GTAGCTTTTGGAATGGATTTGAATTTGCTGGATGAGAGTGAGACTCCTTTTCCACATGCTATATCCACATGTTTGAAAGGAATGACACAATATATTCAAAATCCGTATATGATG TACATGCCTTGGCACTGGAAGTTTGTGAAAGAGGTGGAAGATTCTGCAGAACTGCTTCGTAAAACTGGAAAAGAGTGCATTGAAAAGAGAAAGAGAGCCGTCAAGAATGGGGAGGAGGTGCCAGATGACATCCTAACACAGATTCTGAAGAGCGCTG AACAAGAAGGAGACTATGACGATGAAGTAATGCTTGACAACTTCATTACTTTCTTCATAGCAG GACAGGAAACGACAGCTAATCAACTGTCATTCACGATAATGGAACTGACCAGGCAACCAGAGATAATAAAAAA ACTAAGAGTCGAAGTTGATGACGTAATTGGTTCAAAGCGGGACATTGATTACGAAGACCTTGGCAAGTTAACATATTTATCCCAG GTTTTAAAGGAATCTCTGAGAATGTACCCCCCCGCACCTGGCACATCCCGCTGGATCCCTGAAGATACCGTCATCGAGGGGATACACATTCCTGGAGGAATCTCAGCCACT GTCAACACTTACATCATGGGAAGGATGGAGAAGTTTTTTAAAGATCCACTGAAATTTGATCCAGAAAGATTTCACCCAGATGCACCAAA gccatattattgttattttccaTTTACATTGGGTCATCGCTCGTGTCTTGGACAAACATTTTCTCAG ATGGAGGCAAAAGTTGTGATGGCAAAACTGCTGCAAAGGTTTGATTTTCTGCTGGTTCCGGGACAAACGTTTAAAATAATGGACACAGGAACTCTGAGACCCAGAGATGGAGTGGTGTGCACAGTCAAGTCTCGGGTGACTAATTGCAAGGGAAATACTTAA
- the LOC117420683 gene encoding HHIP-like protein 1 isoform X1, whose translation MLNRYCKQGRGCLGPVSLVIFAVIWRITPVVPHPQCLDFKPPFQPPEELTFCVMYKNFGCCDSAKDRELMDKFYRIMDNFDYYGYAKCAGYVQDIICQECSPFAAHLYDAEDSSTPVKTLPGLCGDYCSEFWLKCRSTITLLTGDLQLEELEQDRDRFCQYLQLGDPDYCYPHLLVNEQLTRNLGRVTANSEGCLQLCLEEVANGLRNPLAMVHANDGTHRFFIAEQVGLVWTYLPDRSRLAKPFLNISAVVLTSPWEGDERGFLGLVLHPYFKFNGKLYVYYSVEVDFEEKIRISEFRISASDMNAVDHSSERIILEVDEPSSNHNGGQLLFADDGYLYIFTGDGGMAGDPFGKFGNSQNKSALLGKVLRIDVDNNDRGPLYTIPPDNPFIHEPQARPEVYAYGVRNMWRCSVDRGDPITREGKGRIFCGDVGQNKYEEVDIIEKGKNYGWRAKEGFSCYDKKLCANSSLDDVLPIYAYPHKMGKSVTGGYVYRGCEYPNMNGMYIFGDFMSGRLMILQENKRTRQWDYNEICMGTGQTCMFPGLINNYYQYIISFAEDEAGELYFMSTGVPSATSYSGVVYKLVDPSRRAPPRKCHYDPLPVKVKSRLINFVPKEKLVVESLPNKRPKAKATKAPVRHPPRATEAPQPATPDWLEEFMQILRNQQETTTATPTTTKPAKSRKGSREKGRQGRRRKGHRQLESAIQNGTLRLVNKEGMHNQGRVEIYIQNEWGTVCDDLWNIKAAAVVCRQLGFLYVVRASKKAQFGEGKHLRILLDDVQCEGYEDSLLDCKHSEIGIHNCDHQEDAGVICGNEEYGEY comes from the exons ATGCTCAACAGATATTGCAAGCAAGGGCGTGGCTGTCTTGGTCCGGTTTCTTTGGTCATTTTTGCTGTGATTTGGAGGATTACACCTGTGGTTCCGCACCCACAATGTTTGGATTTCAAGCCTCCGTTTCAGCCTCCGGAGGAACTTACTTTTTGTGTAATGTACAAGAACTTTGGCTGCTGTGATTCGGCTAAAGATCGGGAGTTGATGGACAAGTTCTATCGAATCATGGATAACTTCGACTACTATGGGTATGCGAAATGTGCTGGATACGTCCAAGATATTATTTGTCAG GAATGTTCTCCATTCGCTGCGCACCTATATGACGCTGAAGACTCCAGCACTCCTGTAAAGACTCTGCCAGGACTTTGTGGAGATTACTGCTCAGAATTCTGGCTGAAATGCAGGTCGACAATCACGCTCCTCACTGGAGACCTGCAGCTGGAGGAACTTGAGCAGGACCGTGACAGATTCTGTCAGTATCTACAGCTGGGTGATCCAGACTACTGCTATCCTCACCTGCTGGTCAACGAGCAGCTGACAAGGAACCTGGGGCGAGTCACAGCTAATTCTGAAGGCTGTCTCCAGCTGTGTCTGGAGGAGGTGGCGAATGGGCTTCGGAACCCGTTGGCCATGGTTCATGCCAATGATGGCACGCACAGATTCTTCATTGCAGAGCAGGTGGGCCTGGTGTGGACCTACCTTCCTGACCGCTCCAGATTAGCGAAGCCCTTCCTGAACATCTCTGCAGTCGTGCTCACCTCACCCTGGGAGGGGGACGAAAGGGGCTTCCTGGGGCTAGTCCTGCACCCGTATTTTAAGTTTAATGGCAAATTGTATGTCTATTATTCAGTGGAGGTGGATTTTGAAGAGAAGATAAGAATCAGTGAATTCAGAATATCAGCAAGTGACATGAATGCTGTGGACCACAGTTCGGAAAG GATTATTTTGGAGGTGGATGAACCATCATCAAATCATAACGGGGGACAGCTACTCTTTGCTGATGAtggatatttatatattttcactGGCGATGGTGGGATGGCTGGAGATCCTTTTGGAAAGTTTGGAAATTCTCAGAACAA GTCAGCCTTGCTGGGTAAAGTGCTCCGAATTGATGTTGATAACAATGACCGGGGCCCGCTTTACACAATCCCTCCTGATAACCCCTTCATCCACGAACCCCAGGCCCGGCCTGAGGTTTATGCGTATGGTGTGCGTAACATGTGGAGGTGTTCTGTGGACCGCGGGGACCCTATCACCAGAGAGGGCAAAGGGAGGATTTTCTGTGGGGATGTCGGACAGAATAAATACGAGGAAGTGGACATCATTGAAAAGGGGAAGAATTATGGTTGGAGAGCAAAAGAAGGATTCTCCTGTTATGACAAAAAACTCTGTGCCAATAGCTCATTAG ATGATGTTCTTCCCATATATGCCTATCCTCACAAAATGGGCAAATCAGTTACTGGGGGATATGTTTACAGAGGGTGCGAGTACCCTAACATGAACGGGATGTACATATTTGGAGACTTCATGAGTGG GCGTCTAATGATATTACAAGAGAACAAGCGGACAAGGCAGTGGGACTACAATGAAATCTGTATGGGGACTGGACAAACATGCATGTTCCCAGGATTGATCAATAACTATTATCAGTATATCATTTCCTTTGCTGAAGACGAGGCAG GAGAACTGTATTTCATGTCGACTGGAGTTCCTAGTGCAACATCGTATTCTGGTGTAGTGTACAAACTGGTAGATCCATCACG tcgTGCACCGCCAAGAAAATGTCACTACGACCCTCTACCAGTTAAAGTTAAAAGCAGACTCATAAACTTTGTGCCAAAGGAAA AACTTGTAGTGGAGTCTCTGCCTAACAAGCGTCCAAAAGCTAAAGCCACCAAGGCACCTGTGAGACACCCTCCAAGGGCAACAGAGGCACCTCAGCCTGCAACCCCAGACTGGCTGGAGGAATTCATGCAGATTCTGAGGAACCAACAAGAAACGACAACAGCAACCCCAACAACCACAAAACCTGCAAAATCGAGGAAAGGAAGCCGAGAGAAGGGAAGGCAGGGGCGTAGAAGAAAAGGCCATCGCCAGTTAGAGTCAGCCATCCAGAACGGAACGCTGCGATTGGTGAATAAGGAGGGCATGCACAACCAAGGCAGGGTGGAGATCTACATTCAAAACGAATGGGGGACGGTCTGTGATGACCTTTGGAACATAAAGGCAGCGGCTGTGGTCTGTCGCCAGCTAGGGTTCCTTTATGTTGTTCGGGCTTCCAAGAAGGCACAGTTTGGAGAGGGCAAACACTTGAGAATTTTATTAGATGACGTGCAGTGTGAAGGGTATGAGGATAGCCTTTTGGATTGCAAGCACTCGGAAATAGGGATACACAACTGTGATCACCAAGAGGATGCAGGGGTTATATGTGGGAATGAAGAATATGGGGAATATTAG
- the LOC117420683 gene encoding HHIP-like protein 1 isoform X2: MGVFVQECSPFAAHLYDAEDSSTPVKTLPGLCGDYCSEFWLKCRSTITLLTGDLQLEELEQDRDRFCQYLQLGDPDYCYPHLLVNEQLTRNLGRVTANSEGCLQLCLEEVANGLRNPLAMVHANDGTHRFFIAEQVGLVWTYLPDRSRLAKPFLNISAVVLTSPWEGDERGFLGLVLHPYFKFNGKLYVYYSVEVDFEEKIRISEFRISASDMNAVDHSSERIILEVDEPSSNHNGGQLLFADDGYLYIFTGDGGMAGDPFGKFGNSQNKSALLGKVLRIDVDNNDRGPLYTIPPDNPFIHEPQARPEVYAYGVRNMWRCSVDRGDPITREGKGRIFCGDVGQNKYEEVDIIEKGKNYGWRAKEGFSCYDKKLCANSSLDDVLPIYAYPHKMGKSVTGGYVYRGCEYPNMNGMYIFGDFMSGRLMILQENKRTRQWDYNEICMGTGQTCMFPGLINNYYQYIISFAEDEAGELYFMSTGVPSATSYSGVVYKLVDPSRRAPPRKCHYDPLPVKVKSRLINFVPKEKLVVESLPNKRPKAKATKAPVRHPPRATEAPQPATPDWLEEFMQILRNQQETTTATPTTTKPAKSRKGSREKGRQGRRRKGHRQLESAIQNGTLRLVNKEGMHNQGRVEIYIQNEWGTVCDDLWNIKAAAVVCRQLGFLYVVRASKKAQFGEGKHLRILLDDVQCEGYEDSLLDCKHSEIGIHNCDHQEDAGVICGNEEYGEY; the protein is encoded by the exons ATGGGGGTGTTTGTACAG GAATGTTCTCCATTCGCTGCGCACCTATATGACGCTGAAGACTCCAGCACTCCTGTAAAGACTCTGCCAGGACTTTGTGGAGATTACTGCTCAGAATTCTGGCTGAAATGCAGGTCGACAATCACGCTCCTCACTGGAGACCTGCAGCTGGAGGAACTTGAGCAGGACCGTGACAGATTCTGTCAGTATCTACAGCTGGGTGATCCAGACTACTGCTATCCTCACCTGCTGGTCAACGAGCAGCTGACAAGGAACCTGGGGCGAGTCACAGCTAATTCTGAAGGCTGTCTCCAGCTGTGTCTGGAGGAGGTGGCGAATGGGCTTCGGAACCCGTTGGCCATGGTTCATGCCAATGATGGCACGCACAGATTCTTCATTGCAGAGCAGGTGGGCCTGGTGTGGACCTACCTTCCTGACCGCTCCAGATTAGCGAAGCCCTTCCTGAACATCTCTGCAGTCGTGCTCACCTCACCCTGGGAGGGGGACGAAAGGGGCTTCCTGGGGCTAGTCCTGCACCCGTATTTTAAGTTTAATGGCAAATTGTATGTCTATTATTCAGTGGAGGTGGATTTTGAAGAGAAGATAAGAATCAGTGAATTCAGAATATCAGCAAGTGACATGAATGCTGTGGACCACAGTTCGGAAAG GATTATTTTGGAGGTGGATGAACCATCATCAAATCATAACGGGGGACAGCTACTCTTTGCTGATGAtggatatttatatattttcactGGCGATGGTGGGATGGCTGGAGATCCTTTTGGAAAGTTTGGAAATTCTCAGAACAA GTCAGCCTTGCTGGGTAAAGTGCTCCGAATTGATGTTGATAACAATGACCGGGGCCCGCTTTACACAATCCCTCCTGATAACCCCTTCATCCACGAACCCCAGGCCCGGCCTGAGGTTTATGCGTATGGTGTGCGTAACATGTGGAGGTGTTCTGTGGACCGCGGGGACCCTATCACCAGAGAGGGCAAAGGGAGGATTTTCTGTGGGGATGTCGGACAGAATAAATACGAGGAAGTGGACATCATTGAAAAGGGGAAGAATTATGGTTGGAGAGCAAAAGAAGGATTCTCCTGTTATGACAAAAAACTCTGTGCCAATAGCTCATTAG ATGATGTTCTTCCCATATATGCCTATCCTCACAAAATGGGCAAATCAGTTACTGGGGGATATGTTTACAGAGGGTGCGAGTACCCTAACATGAACGGGATGTACATATTTGGAGACTTCATGAGTGG GCGTCTAATGATATTACAAGAGAACAAGCGGACAAGGCAGTGGGACTACAATGAAATCTGTATGGGGACTGGACAAACATGCATGTTCCCAGGATTGATCAATAACTATTATCAGTATATCATTTCCTTTGCTGAAGACGAGGCAG GAGAACTGTATTTCATGTCGACTGGAGTTCCTAGTGCAACATCGTATTCTGGTGTAGTGTACAAACTGGTAGATCCATCACG tcgTGCACCGCCAAGAAAATGTCACTACGACCCTCTACCAGTTAAAGTTAAAAGCAGACTCATAAACTTTGTGCCAAAGGAAA AACTTGTAGTGGAGTCTCTGCCTAACAAGCGTCCAAAAGCTAAAGCCACCAAGGCACCTGTGAGACACCCTCCAAGGGCAACAGAGGCACCTCAGCCTGCAACCCCAGACTGGCTGGAGGAATTCATGCAGATTCTGAGGAACCAACAAGAAACGACAACAGCAACCCCAACAACCACAAAACCTGCAAAATCGAGGAAAGGAAGCCGAGAGAAGGGAAGGCAGGGGCGTAGAAGAAAAGGCCATCGCCAGTTAGAGTCAGCCATCCAGAACGGAACGCTGCGATTGGTGAATAAGGAGGGCATGCACAACCAAGGCAGGGTGGAGATCTACATTCAAAACGAATGGGGGACGGTCTGTGATGACCTTTGGAACATAAAGGCAGCGGCTGTGGTCTGTCGCCAGCTAGGGTTCCTTTATGTTGTTCGGGCTTCCAAGAAGGCACAGTTTGGAGAGGGCAAACACTTGAGAATTTTATTAGATGACGTGCAGTGTGAAGGGTATGAGGATAGCCTTTTGGATTGCAAGCACTCGGAAATAGGGATACACAACTGTGATCACCAAGAGGATGCAGGGGTTATATGTGGGAATGAAGAATATGGGGAATATTAG